In Arctopsyche grandis isolate Sample6627 chromosome 13, ASM5162203v2, whole genome shotgun sequence, one DNA window encodes the following:
- the LOC143920923 gene encoding glutathione S-transferase-like, whose translation MSPKYKLTYFDIKGLGECIKYIFAYKGIEYECETVILFTGKGPWNDIKASTPFGQLPVLEVDGKRLYQSQAICQYLANQHDLLTGNAWDDAHNVALASAMQDLIIRVARCYYERNLEMKATLMKDREDNMLPFYYKRFEDILKSRGDFYAGKVSWIDFYMVAGIEAVDGMMGADNVSGKFPFLKSHMERVWNLPKVKEYIANRPPYPR comes from the exons ATGTCGCCCAAATATAAGTTAACTTATTTCGATATCAAAGGATTAGGAGagtgtattaaatatatttttgcgtACAAAGGGATCGAATATGAGTGCGAAACGGTTATTTTATTCACGGGAAAGGGACCTTGGAACGACATAAAAGCGA GCACGCCGTTTGGTCAACTTCCCGTGCTCGAAGTCGACGGCAAAAGACTATATCAATCTCAAGCAATTTGCCAATATTTGGCGAACCAACACGACCTTTTAACCGGAAATGCGTGGGACGACGCTCACAATGTTGCTCTAGCTTCGGCCATGCAAGATCTCATCATTA GAGTTGCAAGGTGCTATTACGAAAGAAATCTTGAAATGAAAGCGACATTAATGAAAGATCGAGAAGATAACATGCtaccattttattataaacgTTTCGAAGATATATTAAAGTCAAGAGGAGACTTTTACGCTGGAAAG GTGTCTTGGATCGATTTTTACATGGTAGCCGGAATCGAAGCGGTTGACGGAATGATGGGAGCCGATAACGTTTCTGGAAAGTTCCCATTTTTAAAATCTCACATGGAGAGAGTGTGGAATTTGCCAAAAGTAAAAGAGTACATCGCGAACAGACCGCCTTATCCTCGCtaa
- the LOC143920870 gene encoding uncharacterized protein LOC143920870 — MTRSRTSLKAKPVTSVTSRQRTRHTTMMISTTTPVATTTREIPQFNFRDLEVGFGLPKYNGRNSPIAVWIERLEENAQILGWTETQQLVYGRMLCEGTAKDFLDSETGIVTWAILKERLTREFGHQLNSADVHRELRLEKKGKAEDILSYIYRMKGIAAKCSFIEEEAIIAYIIGGLGFDKYEKMTLSGAGTIQELKTRVTQCEKIREDDEPRVAGPVRNRERERPQCYNCGGRGHLSADCRFKKRGTRCFNCNEFGHISAQCNSTKTKTVLTIQEEIRKEVSIPGAALLGSPITESVLMCIDGSKVKCVKKPCVLMEVNLERSLPRRKKEQDMRDRKEVWQQACKRPLQQRASREMSAQRELIVSNDEEDDANMADGGVNLADVSVNSDGLHRKRPLQQRASREMSAQRELIVSNDEEDDANMADGGVNLADGSMDGDGLQRRRLWDYGDIPFSNTDEPPDDQFGKGSKDYSHLKNSEDENKEKEKHKDKEKDMAKSQEGLRDPVKISTPKETVFTFKLGRSRIDVNSMEKKMEPWIEKRLTGCISEPEPICVDFIYGKLLAENLWGDGRFIGCSRRIATGIG, encoded by the coding sequence atgacgagaTCGCGTACGAGCTTAAAGGcgaagcccgtgacgtcggtgacgtcacgtcagcgaacacgccacacgacgatgatgatatccacgacGACGCCAGTGGCAACGACGACGAGGGAGATACCACAGTTCAATTTCCGAGATCTGGAGGTTGGTTTCGGTCTGCCGAAATATAACGGCAGAAATAGCCCTATTGCAGTGTGGATTGAGCGCCTCGAAGAAAACGCGCAAATCCTCGGCTGGACGGAGACACAACAGTTGGTGTATGGGCGGATGCTGTGTGAAGGAACTGCCAAGGACTTCTTGGACTCGGAAACGGGCATCGTCACGTGGGCGATACTTAAGGAACGATTGACCAGAGAGTTTGGCCATCAGTTGAATAGTGCGGACGTGCACAGAGAACTGAGGTTAGAAAAAAAGGGAAAAGCGGAAGACATTTTAAGCTACATTTACAGGATGAAGGGGATTGCAGCCAAGTGTAGTTTTATTGAGGAAGAGGCGATTATCGCGTACATAATTGGTGGACTTGGGTTTGATAAGTATGAAAAAATGACGCTGAGCGGGGCCGGTACAATCCAGGAGCTGAAGACGCGAGTTACGCAgtgcgagaaaattagagaggacgacgaacccagggtggcGGGGCCCGTAAGAAACCGAGAAAGAGAGAGACCACAATGTTACAATTGCGGAGGACGTGGACACTTATCAGCCGACTGCAGATTCAAGAAAAGAGGAACCCGCTGCTTCAATTgcaacgagtttgggcacatatcagctcaatgtaacagcaccaaaacaaagactgtcttgacaatacaagaagaaataagaaaagaagtcagtatcccgggtgccgccctgttgggtagccctatcacagaatccgttcttatgtgcattgacggcagcaaagtgaaatgtgttaaaaaaccgtgtgttttgatggaggttaacttagaacggagtctgccgaggaggaaaaaagagcaagacatgagggatcgtaaggaagtgtggcaacaggcatgtaaaagacctttgcagcaacgggcttcacgagagatgtctgctcaaagagaactcattgtttccaatgatgaagaggacgatgcaaacatggctgatggaggtgtgaacctggctgatgtaagtgtgaacagtgatggtttgcacagaaaaagacctttgcagcaacgggcttcacgagagatgtctgctcaaagagaactcattgtttccaatgatgaagaggacgatgcgaacatggctgatggaggtgtgaacctggctgatggaagtatggacggtgatggattgcaaagaagaagactttgggactacggagacataccgttttcaaatacagatgaaccacccgatgatcaatttggaaaaggatctaaggattatagtcatttgaagaattctgaagatgagaataaagaaaaggagaaacataaagacaaagagaaagatatggctaaatcacaagaaggattaagggacccagtcaaaatttcaacaccaaaagagactgtattcactttcaagcttggtcgtagtcggattgatgttaattcaatggaaaagaaaatggaaccatggattgagaaaagacttactggatgtatcagtgagccagaaccaatatgtgttgacttcatttatggtaaattactagcagaaaatctgtggggtgacggcagattcatcggatgctcaaggagaatcgCCACGGGCATTGGATAG